DNA sequence from the Flavobacteriales bacterium genome:
TCAAACAAGCAATATACAGAGTCTACTCAAATGCTTGCTAGTAATATGCAAGCGGCTATGAAAACATCAGCAGACATGCAAAACGAATTAAACAGCTTAACGAAGAACCTGAGTTCTTTAAACTCTGTTTATGGAAACATGCTTACTGCGATGAATTTTAATAACAAAAACTAATTGATTTACTATGGCGAGTGGTAAATTATCCCCAAGGCAAAAAATGATCAACATGATGTATCTCGTGTTGACAGCTCTTCTTGCCTTGAATGTATCTAAAGACATATTACATGCTTTCGCAAAAGTAGAAGATGGTTTTGCAACCACTGTTTCTGCTATGGAGAGTAATAACACGGAATTGTATAAATCATTTGCGGCTTTGGCCGAAAAAAAGGTTTCTGCTAAGGAAAACCAAGTAATTGCTGAAGAAGTTCGATCAAGAGCAAAGCAATTAAATGATCATATACAAACATTGCATAAAGACATTACTAATTTGAACGGAGAACCAGAACTAGATGAAGATCTAGGAATGAAACTCCCAGAAAAAATGGATGATCTTGATAAAGTTGCAAATTTATTATTGAAAAAACCTAAAAGAGCGGAGAAATTACGTATTGAAATAGAAAAATACCGTGATTATTTATTGGGTTTAAGTGAAGTAACAAAAAATCCAAGTATTCGTGCAGATATCGAAAGAGCTTTTAATACTAAAGATAGAAAAGTAGGTGCTGTTAATTTAAAATGGGAGGATGCAACTTTTGGGCATTATCCGTTAATTGCGATTCTTACATTTCTTAGAAAAATCCAAGCGGATGTAGTAAAAGTTGAATCGGATGTAGTAGGAAGTTTATATTCTTCAGTGGGGAAATCGGCTTTTAGTTTTGACGAATTAGAAGCGATGATTGTACCTAAATCTTCATCACTGCTTGCAGGAGATAAATACGAAGCGGATGTCTTTGTAACAGCTTTTGATTCTAAACAAAAACCTAAAGTAGAATTTACGAGAAAATTTAGTAATGGAAAACCAAACTTCGATGGATCTTCTGATCTACCTGTAGAGAATGGAAAAGGAAAACTTTCTTTTGTTGCTTCAGGTGTGGGAGAACACAAAATTGGTGCAAAAATTACGATTGTTAAAACAGATGGAACTTCTCAAAGCTGGGAAACGCAAAATGCATATAACGTTGCCTCTCCTACAGCAGTAGTTTCACCTACAAAAATGAATGTATTCTACCAAGGGGTACCAAACCCAATTGAAGTTTCAGTTCCTGGAGTAGATTCTAGAAACGTTAGAATTTCAGTGAGTGGAGCGGCTCAAAAGAATGCAGGAAAAGGAAAATACGATATTACGGTAGCAAAAGGAAATAGCAAAAATGTAAATATTTCTGTTACAGCTAACGGGAAAAGAATTGGGAAACCAAAAGAATTCCGTGTAAAACGTATTCCGAATCCAGTTTCAAGTGTTGCAGGATTGTCAGAAGGTAGAATTGCAAAAGGATTACTTCTTTCAACAAAAGGAGTAAGAGCTAAGC
Encoded proteins:
- the gldM gene encoding gliding motility protein GldM, with protein sequence MASGKLSPRQKMINMMYLVLTALLALNVSKDILHAFAKVEDGFATTVSAMESNNTELYKSFAALAEKKVSAKENQVIAEEVRSRAKQLNDHIQTLHKDITNLNGEPELDEDLGMKLPEKMDDLDKVANLLLKKPKRAEKLRIEIEKYRDYLLGLSEVTKNPSIRADIERAFNTKDRKVGAVNLKWEDATFGHYPLIAILTFLRKIQADVVKVESDVVGSLYSSVGKSAFSFDELEAMIVPKSSSLLAGDKYEADVFVTAFDSKQKPKVEFTRKFSNGKPNFDGSSDLPVENGKGKLSFVASGVGEHKIGAKITIVKTDGTSQSWETQNAYNVASPTAVVSPTKMNVFYQGVPNPIEVSVPGVDSRNVRISVSGAAQKNAGKGKYDITVAKGNSKNVNISVTANGKRIGKPKEFRVKRIPNPVSSVAGLSEGRIAKGLLLSTKGVRAKLRDFPFDINFRVKSYTLRIKEGEYIKEVSVKGDLFTPAIKEKLRRVKPGSDVSFVRIRAKAKAYPSIPTKVCPPVVLTVN